The [Pseudomonas] carboxydohydrogena genome includes a window with the following:
- a CDS encoding FliH/SctL family protein, with product MSAPAKFLFDMDFAAPANTERQASRAEIAQMVADAEARAFRDGFQAAQKEASVESDRRSALAMEEIAIAMRGLASSFKTVEGRMETEAVDVSVAVARKLCSELVAAEPLAEMTALIADCLRHLTSTPHIAIRVNDALYDRARARIEDLARRSGFEGRLVILAEPDIDISDCKIEWADGGCTLDRAATDARIGELVERYMAARNQAEDPAGRDS from the coding sequence ATGAGCGCGCCCGCGAAATTCCTGTTCGACATGGACTTTGCCGCTCCGGCGAATACCGAGCGGCAGGCCTCGCGTGCGGAAATCGCCCAGATGGTCGCCGATGCCGAGGCGCGCGCTTTCCGCGATGGATTTCAGGCCGCGCAGAAAGAGGCGAGCGTGGAGAGCGACCGCCGTTCGGCGCTGGCGATGGAGGAAATCGCCATCGCCATGCGCGGACTGGCCTCCAGCTTCAAGACGGTCGAGGGGCGGATGGAGACCGAGGCCGTGGATGTGTCGGTCGCGGTGGCGCGCAAGCTGTGCAGCGAGCTTGTCGCAGCCGAGCCGCTTGCGGAGATGACGGCGCTGATCGCCGATTGCCTGCGGCACCTGACGTCGACGCCTCATATCGCGATCCGGGTGAACGACGCGTTGTACGATCGCGCGCGCGCGCGGATCGAGGATCTGGCGCGCCGCAGCGGGTTTGAGGGGCGGCTGGTGATTTTGGCGGAGCCGGACATCGATATTTCGGACTGCAAGATCGAATGGGCGGACGGCGGGTGCACGCTCGATCGTGCCGCGACGGATGCCAGGATCGGTGAATTGGTGGAGCGCTACATGGCGGCTCGCAATCAGGCCGAAGATCCGGCCGGGAGAGACTCATGA
- the fliN gene encoding flagellar motor switch protein FliN, whose product MSDTDGQGQVPLPDLNETEAPPLDQTAYSEDEERSARIASDLEAVFDVPVQVSAVLGRSKMDVSDLLKLGPGTVLELDRRVGEAIDIYVNNRLVARGEVVLVEDKLGVTMTEIIKAERA is encoded by the coding sequence ATGAGTGATACTGATGGACAGGGGCAGGTGCCGTTGCCGGACCTGAACGAAACCGAGGCTCCGCCGCTCGATCAGACGGCCTATTCGGAGGACGAAGAGCGCAGCGCGCGCATCGCCTCCGATCTGGAAGCGGTGTTCGACGTGCCGGTGCAGGTGTCGGCGGTGCTGGGCCGCTCGAAAATGGATGTCAGCGATCTTCTCAAGCTCGGTCCGGGGACGGTGCTCGAACTCGATCGGCGCGTCGGCGAGGCGATCGATATTTACGTCAACAACCGTCTGGTGGCGCGCGGCGAAGTGGTTCTCGTGGAAGACAAGCTCGGCGTGACCATGACGGAAATCATCAAGGCGGAACGCGC